A single Elaeis guineensis isolate ETL-2024a chromosome 15, EG11, whole genome shotgun sequence DNA region contains:
- the LOC105058789 gene encoding uncharacterized protein isoform X3, producing MLTLLGLTSSLSSFCSKAEHLRQVVSGAVPNSYFDSDTSLPACDTAVHILDHLFQKLNEVCLVQGDKEEAYHMLLVLFVGSLLPYLEGLDSWLYDGTLDDPYNEMFFYANSAVSIDQPAFWEMSYLLRSCRWQKLRSNGLLIPFEVESTLQVKRETDAQEPIAISSTPSGRNPDDMDDVACPVFLKDIAKAIVSAGKSLQLVRHVQDENILLFDRDYDHKPNDCKIPNGFNSGGQFTNHQHQVGVEFDVFSIPESNNGIACCDYSHKESIVHLPQRNHAHEMGDLTLSEVFLVSLAGLVGDGDHIYEYLRVSSPDIAWMCQACQEKQVRDGIAEKLPTSLSRETIWFKFLADAILEKRHKDNRKEIFSEWTIRDSDSSLDMEEMKNAAKSHFMKRQNHETVNFFGASLCSFHPRNPVITVCREVLKKNMALWNELNISRSFHLPRLNDEGLREAIFGEKNSDAKVSEDFSSEGALPWINGTDYIFGFQFDELEHLRLLDDTKILETLYPFPTLIPCFQQENTSVSELLPFQKNSTLASRVLKWIQSTKLKDTPQPAVIIQECLAVYIKKQVDHVGRQILVKLMSDWKLMDELGVLRAIYLLGSGDLLQQFMIVTFNKLDKGDSWDDDFELNTILQESIRNSADSALLSAPDSLVASITKHGASDDEENASVNVSTPRKVQNQYFGIDALDMLKFAYKVSWPLDLIANMEALRKYNQVMSFLLKVKRAKFVLDKARKWMWKGRGSTTHNYKRHLLVEQKLLHFVDAFHQYVMDRVFHSAWTELCSGMASAGSLDEVIEVHEAYLLSIQRQCFVAPDKLWALIASRIKTILGLALDFYSIQLTLSSGGAAPAIKARCEMEVDRIEKQFDDCIAFLLRILSFKLNVGHFPHLADLVTRINYNYFYMSDSGNLLTLPNFENSAKLGKTGFQK from the exons ATGCTTACACTCCTTGGATTGACCAGTTCCTTATCAAG TTTTTGTTCCAAAGCAGAACATCTGCGTCAAGTTGTTTCTGGAGCAGTTCCAAATTCTTATTTTGACTCTGATACATCTCTGCCAGCTTGTGATACGGCAGTTCACATTCTCGATCATCTTTTCCAGAAGTTGAATGAAGTCTGTCTTGTTCAAGGTGACAAG GAGGAAGCATACCATATGCTGCTAGTTTTGTTTGTGGGAAGTTTACTGCCATATCTTGAGGGTCTTGACTCCTGGCTTTATGATGGTACTCTTGATGATCCTTACAACGAG ATGTTCTTTTATGCCAATAGTGCAGTCAGCATTGATCAGCCAGCATTTTGGGAGATGAGTTACCTTCTGAGGTCATGCAGATGGCAAAAATTGAGATCTAATGGCCTTTTGATTCCCTTTGAGGTTGAATCAACCTTGCAAGTTAAAAGAGAAACAGATGCTCAGGAACCCATTGCCATATCTAGCACTCCGAGTGGGAGAAATCCAGATGATATGGATGATGTTGCGTGTCCTGTTTTCCTGAAGGATATAGCCAAGGCCATTGTATCTGCTGGGAAGTCCTTGCAGTTGGTTCGACATGTTCAagatgagaatattttattatttgatagggATTATGACCACAAGCCTAATGACTGCAAAATACCAAATGGATTTAACTCTGGCGGTCAATTTACGAACCATCAACATCAAGTAGGAGTTGAATTTGATGTTTTTAGCATACCAGAATCCAACAATGGAATTGCCTGCTGTGACTATTCTCATAAAGAGTCTATTGTTCATCTTCCTCAGAGAAATCATGCCCATGAAATGGGAGATTTAACCTTGTCTGAGGTTTTCTTGGTATCCTTGGCAGGTTTAGTAGGGGATGGTGATCATATTTATGAGTACTTGAGGGTGTCTTCACCTGATATTGCTTGGATGTGCCAGGCTTGCCAGGAAAAACAGGTCAGAGATGGAATTGCAGAAAAGCTACCGACATCGTTGAGTCGTGAGACAATTTGGTTTAAGTTTTTGGCTGATGCAATCTTAGAGAAGAGACATAAGGACAACAGAAAAGAAATCTTTTCTGAGTGGACAATTAGAGATTCAGATTCTTCTCTTGACATGGAAGAAATGAAAAATGCTGCAAAATCTCACTTCATGAAGAGGCAGAATCATGAGACTGTTAATTTTTTTGGTGCTTCGCTTTGTTCTTTCCATCCTAGAAATCCTGTCATTACTGTATGCAGAGAGGTTCTGAAAAAGAATATGGCCTTGTGGAATGAACTTAACATATCTAGAAGTTTTCACCTTCCTCGGTTGAATGATGAAGGCTTGCGAGAGGCCATTTTTGGTGAAAAGAATTCTGATGCAAAGGTGAGTGAGGATTTCTCAAGCGAAGGGGCACTTCCTTGGATCAATGGGACTGACTATATCTTTGGTTTTCAATTTGATGAACTTGAACACCTCCGTTTACTGGATGACACAAAAATTTTGGAAACCTTGTATCCCTTTCCAACTCTTATCCCTTGTTTCCAG CAGGAGAATACTTCTGTGTCAGAACTTCTTCCTTTCCAAAAGAACAGCACTCTTGCATCAAGAGTTCTTAAATGGATTCAAAGTACCAAACTGAAGGATACACCACAACCTGCAGTTATCATTCAGGAATGCCTTGCTGTATATATAAAAAAACAG GTGGATCATGTTGGTAGGCAGATTTTGGTGAAGCTGATGAGTGATTGGAAATTGATGGATGAACTAGGTGTATTACGTGCTATTTATTTGCTAGGTTCAG GTGATCTGTTGCAGCAGTTCATGATAGTAACTTTTAATAAGCTAGATAAGGGGGACTCCTGGGATGATGATTTTGAATTGAATACCATATTACAG GAGTCCATTAGAAATTCTGCTGATAGTGCACTTCTGAGTGCCCCGGATTCTTTGGTTGCATCAATTACAAAACATGGTGCTTCAGACGATGAGGAAAATGCAAGTGTTAATGTCTCGACTCCACGCAAAGTCCAGAATCAGTATTTCGGTATTGATGCCCTTGATATGCTGAAATTTGCATACAAG GTTTCTTGGCCACTTGATCTAATTGCTAATATGGAGGCACTTAGAAAATACAATCAG GTCATGAGCTTCCTGTTAAAGGTTAAGCGTGCAAAATTTGTTCTTGACAAAGCTCGGAAGTGGATGTGGAAG GGTAGAGGCAGCACAACACACAATTACAAGCGTCACTTGTTAGTGGAGCAGAAACTCCTCCATTTTGTTGATGCATTTCATCAGTATGTCATGGATCGG GTATTCCATAGTGCATGGACTGAACTCTGCAGTGGCATGGCATCTGCGGGTTCCCTTGATGAAGTCATAGAAGTTCATGAGGCCTACCTTTTGTCTATTCAGCGCCAGTGCTTTGTGGCCCCAGACAAGCTG TGGGCGCTTATTGCAAGTCGGATCAAGACTATTCTTGGCTTGGCACTTGATTTTTACTCTATACAGCTAACCCTGAGCAGTGGTGGAGCAGCTCCTGCAATCAAGGCCAGATGTGAGATGGAAGTAGACCGGATCGAGAAACAGTTTGATGATTGCATTGCTTTTCTTTTGAGG ATCCTGTCTTTCAAGCTCAACGTGGGCCACTTTCCTCATCTGGCAGATTTGGTTACTCGAATCAATTACAATTACTTCTACATGTCCGATAGTGGAAACTTGCTAACATTACCCAACTTTGAGAATAGTGCTAAACTGGGAAAGACTGGCTTTCAGAAATGA
- the LOC105058789 gene encoding uncharacterized protein isoform X1, with the protein MRDVTGFEVSESFISKLHFSISKGLPHAEPVSTFRTNEYELVQGVLQMLQGFCSSLFFWDIDRQRFCAKDGIYASHLSQTSLRGVLNQFLFAGTCLKQVELFVKKVEASHQRAPTLKAFSNSVSSWLKRLHDVALKEEVKSIGSDSGMLTLLGLTSSLSSFCSKAEHLRQVVSGAVPNSYFDSDTSLPACDTAVHILDHLFQKLNEVCLVQGDKEEAYHMLLVLFVGSLLPYLEGLDSWLYDGTLDDPYNEMFFYANSAVSIDQPAFWEMSYLLRSCRWQKLRSNGLLIPFEVESTLQVKRETDAQEPIAISSTPSGRNPDDMDDVACPVFLKDIAKAIVSAGKSLQLVRHVQDENILLFDRDYDHKPNDCKIPNGFNSGGQFTNHQHQVGVEFDVFSIPESNNGIACCDYSHKESIVHLPQRNHAHEMGDLTLSEVFLVSLAGLVGDGDHIYEYLRVSSPDIAWMCQACQEKQVRDGIAEKLPTSLSRETIWFKFLADAILEKRHKDNRKEIFSEWTIRDSDSSLDMEEMKNAAKSHFMKRQNHETVNFFGASLCSFHPRNPVITVCREVLKKNMALWNELNISRSFHLPRLNDEGLREAIFGEKNSDAKVSEDFSSEGALPWINGTDYIFGFQFDELEHLRLLDDTKILETLYPFPTLIPCFQQENTSVSELLPFQKNSTLASRVLKWIQSTKLKDTPQPAVIIQECLAVYIKKQVDHVGRQILVKLMSDWKLMDELGVLRAIYLLGSGDLLQQFMIVTFNKLDKGDSWDDDFELNTILQESIRNSADSALLSAPDSLVASITKHGASDDEENASVNVSTPRKVQNQYFGIDALDMLKFAYKVSWPLDLIANMEALRKYNQVMSFLLKVKRAKFVLDKARKWMWKGRGSTTHNYKRHLLVEQKLLHFVDAFHQYVMDRVFHSAWTELCSGMASAGSLDEVIEVHEAYLLSIQRQCFVAPDKLWALIASRIKTILGLALDFYSIQLTLSSGGAAPAIKARCEMEVDRIEKQFDDCIAFLLRILSFKLNVGHFPHLADLVTRINYNYFYMSDSGNLLTLPNFENSAKLGKTGFQK; encoded by the exons ATGAGAG ATGTTACAGGGTTTGAGGTTTCTGAAAGTTTTATCAGTAAACTCCACTTTAGCATTTCAAAGGGCTTGCCTCATGCAGAACCAGTCTCAACTTTCAGGACAAATGAATATGAACTG GTACAAGGTGTCCTACAGATGCTCCAAGGATTCTGTAGTTCGTTATTTTTCTGGGACATAGATAGGCAGAGATTTTGTGCAAAAGATGGGATATACGCATCTCACCTGTCGCAGACAAGTCTTAGAGGCGTTTTAAATCAGTTTTTATTTGCTGGAACATGCTTGAAGCAAGTAGAGTTATTTGTTAAAAAGGTAGAAGCCTCACACCAAAGAGCTCCTACCCTAAAGGCCTTTTCCAACTCTGTCTCTTCATGGCTCAAG AGGTTGCACGATGTTGCTTTGAAGGAGGAAGTAAAGTCAATTGGTTCAGATAGTGGGATGCTTACACTCCTTGGATTGACCAGTTCCTTATCAAG TTTTTGTTCCAAAGCAGAACATCTGCGTCAAGTTGTTTCTGGAGCAGTTCCAAATTCTTATTTTGACTCTGATACATCTCTGCCAGCTTGTGATACGGCAGTTCACATTCTCGATCATCTTTTCCAGAAGTTGAATGAAGTCTGTCTTGTTCAAGGTGACAAG GAGGAAGCATACCATATGCTGCTAGTTTTGTTTGTGGGAAGTTTACTGCCATATCTTGAGGGTCTTGACTCCTGGCTTTATGATGGTACTCTTGATGATCCTTACAACGAG ATGTTCTTTTATGCCAATAGTGCAGTCAGCATTGATCAGCCAGCATTTTGGGAGATGAGTTACCTTCTGAGGTCATGCAGATGGCAAAAATTGAGATCTAATGGCCTTTTGATTCCCTTTGAGGTTGAATCAACCTTGCAAGTTAAAAGAGAAACAGATGCTCAGGAACCCATTGCCATATCTAGCACTCCGAGTGGGAGAAATCCAGATGATATGGATGATGTTGCGTGTCCTGTTTTCCTGAAGGATATAGCCAAGGCCATTGTATCTGCTGGGAAGTCCTTGCAGTTGGTTCGACATGTTCAagatgagaatattttattatttgatagggATTATGACCACAAGCCTAATGACTGCAAAATACCAAATGGATTTAACTCTGGCGGTCAATTTACGAACCATCAACATCAAGTAGGAGTTGAATTTGATGTTTTTAGCATACCAGAATCCAACAATGGAATTGCCTGCTGTGACTATTCTCATAAAGAGTCTATTGTTCATCTTCCTCAGAGAAATCATGCCCATGAAATGGGAGATTTAACCTTGTCTGAGGTTTTCTTGGTATCCTTGGCAGGTTTAGTAGGGGATGGTGATCATATTTATGAGTACTTGAGGGTGTCTTCACCTGATATTGCTTGGATGTGCCAGGCTTGCCAGGAAAAACAGGTCAGAGATGGAATTGCAGAAAAGCTACCGACATCGTTGAGTCGTGAGACAATTTGGTTTAAGTTTTTGGCTGATGCAATCTTAGAGAAGAGACATAAGGACAACAGAAAAGAAATCTTTTCTGAGTGGACAATTAGAGATTCAGATTCTTCTCTTGACATGGAAGAAATGAAAAATGCTGCAAAATCTCACTTCATGAAGAGGCAGAATCATGAGACTGTTAATTTTTTTGGTGCTTCGCTTTGTTCTTTCCATCCTAGAAATCCTGTCATTACTGTATGCAGAGAGGTTCTGAAAAAGAATATGGCCTTGTGGAATGAACTTAACATATCTAGAAGTTTTCACCTTCCTCGGTTGAATGATGAAGGCTTGCGAGAGGCCATTTTTGGTGAAAAGAATTCTGATGCAAAGGTGAGTGAGGATTTCTCAAGCGAAGGGGCACTTCCTTGGATCAATGGGACTGACTATATCTTTGGTTTTCAATTTGATGAACTTGAACACCTCCGTTTACTGGATGACACAAAAATTTTGGAAACCTTGTATCCCTTTCCAACTCTTATCCCTTGTTTCCAG CAGGAGAATACTTCTGTGTCAGAACTTCTTCCTTTCCAAAAGAACAGCACTCTTGCATCAAGAGTTCTTAAATGGATTCAAAGTACCAAACTGAAGGATACACCACAACCTGCAGTTATCATTCAGGAATGCCTTGCTGTATATATAAAAAAACAG GTGGATCATGTTGGTAGGCAGATTTTGGTGAAGCTGATGAGTGATTGGAAATTGATGGATGAACTAGGTGTATTACGTGCTATTTATTTGCTAGGTTCAG GTGATCTGTTGCAGCAGTTCATGATAGTAACTTTTAATAAGCTAGATAAGGGGGACTCCTGGGATGATGATTTTGAATTGAATACCATATTACAG GAGTCCATTAGAAATTCTGCTGATAGTGCACTTCTGAGTGCCCCGGATTCTTTGGTTGCATCAATTACAAAACATGGTGCTTCAGACGATGAGGAAAATGCAAGTGTTAATGTCTCGACTCCACGCAAAGTCCAGAATCAGTATTTCGGTATTGATGCCCTTGATATGCTGAAATTTGCATACAAG GTTTCTTGGCCACTTGATCTAATTGCTAATATGGAGGCACTTAGAAAATACAATCAG GTCATGAGCTTCCTGTTAAAGGTTAAGCGTGCAAAATTTGTTCTTGACAAAGCTCGGAAGTGGATGTGGAAG GGTAGAGGCAGCACAACACACAATTACAAGCGTCACTTGTTAGTGGAGCAGAAACTCCTCCATTTTGTTGATGCATTTCATCAGTATGTCATGGATCGG GTATTCCATAGTGCATGGACTGAACTCTGCAGTGGCATGGCATCTGCGGGTTCCCTTGATGAAGTCATAGAAGTTCATGAGGCCTACCTTTTGTCTATTCAGCGCCAGTGCTTTGTGGCCCCAGACAAGCTG TGGGCGCTTATTGCAAGTCGGATCAAGACTATTCTTGGCTTGGCACTTGATTTTTACTCTATACAGCTAACCCTGAGCAGTGGTGGAGCAGCTCCTGCAATCAAGGCCAGATGTGAGATGGAAGTAGACCGGATCGAGAAACAGTTTGATGATTGCATTGCTTTTCTTTTGAGG ATCCTGTCTTTCAAGCTCAACGTGGGCCACTTTCCTCATCTGGCAGATTTGGTTACTCGAATCAATTACAATTACTTCTACATGTCCGATAGTGGAAACTTGCTAACATTACCCAACTTTGAGAATAGTGCTAAACTGGGAAAGACTGGCTTTCAGAAATGA
- the LOC105058789 gene encoding uncharacterized protein isoform X2, producing the protein MRDVTGFEVSESFISKLHFSISKGLPHAEPVSTFRTNEYELVQGVLQMLQGFCSSLFFWDIDRQRFCAKDGIYASHLSQTSLRGVLNQFLFAGTCLKQVELFVKKVEASHQRAPTLKAFSNSVSSWLKRLHDVALKEEVKSIGSDSGMLTLLGLTSSLSSFCSKAEHLRQVVSGAVPNSYFDSDTSLPACDTAVHILDHLFQKLNEVCLVQGDKEEAYHMLLVLFVGSLLPYLEGLDSWLYDGTLDDPYNEMFFYANSAVSIDQPAFWEMSYLLRSCRWQKLRSNGLLIPFEVESTLQVKRETDAQEPIAISSTPSGRNPDDMDDVACPVFLKDIAKAIVSAGKSLQLVRHVQDENILLFDRDYDHKPNDCKIPNGFNSGGQFTNHQHQVGVEFDVFSIPESNNGIACCDYSHKESIVHLPQRNHAHEMGDLTLSEVFLVSLAGLVGDGDHIYEYLRVSSPDIAWMCQACQEKQVRDGIAEKLPTSLSRETIWFKFLADAILEKRHKDNRKEIFSEWTIRDSDSSLDMEEMKNAAKSHFMKRQNHETVNFFGASLCSFHPRNPVITVCREVLKKNMALWNELNISRSFHLPRLNDEGLREAIFGEKNSDAKVSEDFSSEGALPWINGTDYIFGFQFDELEHLRLLDDTKILETLYPFPTLIPCFQENTSVSELLPFQKNSTLASRVLKWIQSTKLKDTPQPAVIIQECLAVYIKKQVDHVGRQILVKLMSDWKLMDELGVLRAIYLLGSGDLLQQFMIVTFNKLDKGDSWDDDFELNTILQESIRNSADSALLSAPDSLVASITKHGASDDEENASVNVSTPRKVQNQYFGIDALDMLKFAYKVSWPLDLIANMEALRKYNQVMSFLLKVKRAKFVLDKARKWMWKGRGSTTHNYKRHLLVEQKLLHFVDAFHQYVMDRVFHSAWTELCSGMASAGSLDEVIEVHEAYLLSIQRQCFVAPDKLWALIASRIKTILGLALDFYSIQLTLSSGGAAPAIKARCEMEVDRIEKQFDDCIAFLLRILSFKLNVGHFPHLADLVTRINYNYFYMSDSGNLLTLPNFENSAKLGKTGFQK; encoded by the exons ATGAGAG ATGTTACAGGGTTTGAGGTTTCTGAAAGTTTTATCAGTAAACTCCACTTTAGCATTTCAAAGGGCTTGCCTCATGCAGAACCAGTCTCAACTTTCAGGACAAATGAATATGAACTG GTACAAGGTGTCCTACAGATGCTCCAAGGATTCTGTAGTTCGTTATTTTTCTGGGACATAGATAGGCAGAGATTTTGTGCAAAAGATGGGATATACGCATCTCACCTGTCGCAGACAAGTCTTAGAGGCGTTTTAAATCAGTTTTTATTTGCTGGAACATGCTTGAAGCAAGTAGAGTTATTTGTTAAAAAGGTAGAAGCCTCACACCAAAGAGCTCCTACCCTAAAGGCCTTTTCCAACTCTGTCTCTTCATGGCTCAAG AGGTTGCACGATGTTGCTTTGAAGGAGGAAGTAAAGTCAATTGGTTCAGATAGTGGGATGCTTACACTCCTTGGATTGACCAGTTCCTTATCAAG TTTTTGTTCCAAAGCAGAACATCTGCGTCAAGTTGTTTCTGGAGCAGTTCCAAATTCTTATTTTGACTCTGATACATCTCTGCCAGCTTGTGATACGGCAGTTCACATTCTCGATCATCTTTTCCAGAAGTTGAATGAAGTCTGTCTTGTTCAAGGTGACAAG GAGGAAGCATACCATATGCTGCTAGTTTTGTTTGTGGGAAGTTTACTGCCATATCTTGAGGGTCTTGACTCCTGGCTTTATGATGGTACTCTTGATGATCCTTACAACGAG ATGTTCTTTTATGCCAATAGTGCAGTCAGCATTGATCAGCCAGCATTTTGGGAGATGAGTTACCTTCTGAGGTCATGCAGATGGCAAAAATTGAGATCTAATGGCCTTTTGATTCCCTTTGAGGTTGAATCAACCTTGCAAGTTAAAAGAGAAACAGATGCTCAGGAACCCATTGCCATATCTAGCACTCCGAGTGGGAGAAATCCAGATGATATGGATGATGTTGCGTGTCCTGTTTTCCTGAAGGATATAGCCAAGGCCATTGTATCTGCTGGGAAGTCCTTGCAGTTGGTTCGACATGTTCAagatgagaatattttattatttgatagggATTATGACCACAAGCCTAATGACTGCAAAATACCAAATGGATTTAACTCTGGCGGTCAATTTACGAACCATCAACATCAAGTAGGAGTTGAATTTGATGTTTTTAGCATACCAGAATCCAACAATGGAATTGCCTGCTGTGACTATTCTCATAAAGAGTCTATTGTTCATCTTCCTCAGAGAAATCATGCCCATGAAATGGGAGATTTAACCTTGTCTGAGGTTTTCTTGGTATCCTTGGCAGGTTTAGTAGGGGATGGTGATCATATTTATGAGTACTTGAGGGTGTCTTCACCTGATATTGCTTGGATGTGCCAGGCTTGCCAGGAAAAACAGGTCAGAGATGGAATTGCAGAAAAGCTACCGACATCGTTGAGTCGTGAGACAATTTGGTTTAAGTTTTTGGCTGATGCAATCTTAGAGAAGAGACATAAGGACAACAGAAAAGAAATCTTTTCTGAGTGGACAATTAGAGATTCAGATTCTTCTCTTGACATGGAAGAAATGAAAAATGCTGCAAAATCTCACTTCATGAAGAGGCAGAATCATGAGACTGTTAATTTTTTTGGTGCTTCGCTTTGTTCTTTCCATCCTAGAAATCCTGTCATTACTGTATGCAGAGAGGTTCTGAAAAAGAATATGGCCTTGTGGAATGAACTTAACATATCTAGAAGTTTTCACCTTCCTCGGTTGAATGATGAAGGCTTGCGAGAGGCCATTTTTGGTGAAAAGAATTCTGATGCAAAGGTGAGTGAGGATTTCTCAAGCGAAGGGGCACTTCCTTGGATCAATGGGACTGACTATATCTTTGGTTTTCAATTTGATGAACTTGAACACCTCCGTTTACTGGATGACACAAAAATTTTGGAAACCTTGTATCCCTTTCCAACTCTTATCCCTTGTTTCCAG GAGAATACTTCTGTGTCAGAACTTCTTCCTTTCCAAAAGAACAGCACTCTTGCATCAAGAGTTCTTAAATGGATTCAAAGTACCAAACTGAAGGATACACCACAACCTGCAGTTATCATTCAGGAATGCCTTGCTGTATATATAAAAAAACAG GTGGATCATGTTGGTAGGCAGATTTTGGTGAAGCTGATGAGTGATTGGAAATTGATGGATGAACTAGGTGTATTACGTGCTATTTATTTGCTAGGTTCAG GTGATCTGTTGCAGCAGTTCATGATAGTAACTTTTAATAAGCTAGATAAGGGGGACTCCTGGGATGATGATTTTGAATTGAATACCATATTACAG GAGTCCATTAGAAATTCTGCTGATAGTGCACTTCTGAGTGCCCCGGATTCTTTGGTTGCATCAATTACAAAACATGGTGCTTCAGACGATGAGGAAAATGCAAGTGTTAATGTCTCGACTCCACGCAAAGTCCAGAATCAGTATTTCGGTATTGATGCCCTTGATATGCTGAAATTTGCATACAAG GTTTCTTGGCCACTTGATCTAATTGCTAATATGGAGGCACTTAGAAAATACAATCAG GTCATGAGCTTCCTGTTAAAGGTTAAGCGTGCAAAATTTGTTCTTGACAAAGCTCGGAAGTGGATGTGGAAG GGTAGAGGCAGCACAACACACAATTACAAGCGTCACTTGTTAGTGGAGCAGAAACTCCTCCATTTTGTTGATGCATTTCATCAGTATGTCATGGATCGG GTATTCCATAGTGCATGGACTGAACTCTGCAGTGGCATGGCATCTGCGGGTTCCCTTGATGAAGTCATAGAAGTTCATGAGGCCTACCTTTTGTCTATTCAGCGCCAGTGCTTTGTGGCCCCAGACAAGCTG TGGGCGCTTATTGCAAGTCGGATCAAGACTATTCTTGGCTTGGCACTTGATTTTTACTCTATACAGCTAACCCTGAGCAGTGGTGGAGCAGCTCCTGCAATCAAGGCCAGATGTGAGATGGAAGTAGACCGGATCGAGAAACAGTTTGATGATTGCATTGCTTTTCTTTTGAGG ATCCTGTCTTTCAAGCTCAACGTGGGCCACTTTCCTCATCTGGCAGATTTGGTTACTCGAATCAATTACAATTACTTCTACATGTCCGATAGTGGAAACTTGCTAACATTACCCAACTTTGAGAATAGTGCTAAACTGGGAAAGACTGGCTTTCAGAAATGA